A window of the Microbacterium sp. LWH13-1.2 genome harbors these coding sequences:
- a CDS encoding carbohydrate ABC transporter permease: MSEVSLDTRAIVGAPTGRSAARPGKPRNRGLWIVHVVLLVGAILMVFPFIWQLLTSFKTLSDSVQVPPSLLPREWVFTNFAEVFDSMPFAQMFANSVLLTVGRTVGQVVLCTMAGYAFARIPFPGRNALFVVFLSVLMVPSQLYLLPQYEIIQSLGWLNTLQALIVPGIFSAFGTFLMRQFFMSMPAELEEAARIDGANPWQTFWRIMVPLAKPGIIALVVFTVLWSWNDLLWPLIVTTDPAKMPLSVGLSQLVGIHGTDYPVLMAGALLATLPMLVTFMILQRQFIQGIAFSGSKG; encoded by the coding sequence ATGAGTGAGGTCTCGCTCGACACGCGCGCCATCGTCGGCGCTCCGACCGGTCGCTCGGCCGCCCGTCCGGGAAAGCCTCGCAACAGGGGGCTCTGGATCGTCCACGTCGTGCTGCTCGTCGGCGCGATCCTCATGGTCTTCCCGTTCATCTGGCAGCTGCTGACGTCGTTCAAGACGCTGTCGGACTCGGTGCAGGTGCCGCCGAGCCTGCTGCCGCGCGAGTGGGTGTTCACGAACTTCGCCGAGGTCTTCGACTCGATGCCGTTCGCGCAGATGTTCGCCAACTCGGTGCTGCTCACGGTCGGCCGCACGGTCGGACAGGTCGTGCTGTGCACGATGGCCGGCTACGCCTTCGCCCGCATCCCTTTCCCCGGTCGCAACGCGCTGTTCGTGGTGTTCCTGTCGGTGCTCATGGTGCCCTCGCAGCTGTACCTGCTGCCGCAGTACGAGATCATCCAGTCGCTCGGGTGGCTGAACACCCTGCAGGCGCTGATCGTGCCCGGGATCTTCAGCGCATTCGGCACCTTCCTGATGCGCCAGTTCTTCATGTCGATGCCGGCGGAGCTCGAGGAGGCGGCACGCATCGACGGGGCGAATCCGTGGCAGACCTTCTGGCGGATCATGGTTCCGCTCGCGAAGCCTGGCATCATCGCTCTCGTGGTGTTCACTGTGCTGTGGTCCTGGAACGATCTGCTCTGGCCGTTGATCGTGACGACCGACCCCGCCAAGATGCCGCTGTCCGTCGGGCTCTCGCAGCTCGTCGGCATCCACGGCACCGACTACCCGGTGCTGATGGCAGGAGCGCTGCTCGCGACCCTGCCGATGCTGGTGACCTTCATGATCCTGCAGCGGCAGTTCATCCAGGGCATCGCCTTCAGCGGATCGAAGGGCTGA
- a CDS encoding LacI family DNA-binding transcriptional regulator: MAERRQQSTTSRRPTLRMVAERAGVSTATVSYVFSGRSGAASGAGVAEATAAKVLAAADELNYRPNIAARTIRTGRSGMVQLSLHMLSDPWSLAVADAVNVEANRHGLTTLILADGDWHAALDRVESDVAYLDGVGIDEDAERKLADLVQRGQRLVVFSEHLEPAGFDVVRSDAIPGCELAMEHLLERHTAIGCLAAEGAVRLAPTQVTRYTPYLEKMAAAGLEVDPEWTVTYTEGQASAFAAAVRLLSHDDRPDAIYATTDFAAIAAINAAHMLGLRVPHDVAVIGVGNTPDAQLIAPTLTTVGPTDFYDRQARIIIDRALAADDAPTRLHEFAWSLFPGASTDLDAPTALAR, encoded by the coding sequence ATGGCAGAGCGCAGGCAGCAGTCGACGACCTCACGGCGTCCGACTCTCAGGATGGTCGCAGAGCGTGCGGGCGTCTCGACCGCCACGGTGTCGTACGTGTTCTCCGGACGCTCGGGCGCGGCATCGGGGGCGGGCGTCGCCGAGGCCACGGCGGCGAAGGTGCTCGCAGCGGCCGACGAGCTCAACTACCGGCCCAACATCGCGGCGCGGACGATCCGCACCGGGCGCAGCGGCATGGTGCAGCTCTCGCTGCACATGCTCAGCGACCCGTGGTCGCTCGCGGTGGCCGATGCCGTGAACGTCGAGGCGAACAGGCACGGCCTCACGACGCTCATCCTCGCCGACGGGGACTGGCATGCGGCTCTCGACCGGGTCGAGAGCGATGTCGCGTACCTCGACGGCGTGGGGATCGACGAGGATGCCGAGCGCAAGCTCGCCGACCTCGTGCAGCGCGGGCAGCGGCTCGTCGTGTTCTCAGAGCACCTCGAACCCGCGGGCTTCGACGTCGTGCGCTCGGATGCGATCCCGGGGTGCGAGCTCGCGATGGAACACCTGCTCGAGCGCCACACGGCGATCGGGTGCCTTGCCGCGGAGGGCGCCGTGCGCCTCGCGCCGACGCAGGTCACCCGATACACGCCCTACCTCGAGAAGATGGCGGCTGCCGGACTCGAGGTCGATCCCGAGTGGACGGTGACCTACACCGAGGGGCAGGCGAGCGCCTTCGCCGCGGCGGTGCGGCTGCTCTCGCACGACGATCGACCGGATGCGATCTACGCGACGACCGACTTCGCGGCCATCGCGGCCATCAATGCGGCGCACATGCTCGGGCTGCGCGTGCCTCACGACGTCGCGGTGATCGGAGTGGGCAACACCCCCGACGCGCAGCTCATCGCACCCACCCTGACCACGGTCGGACCGACCGACTTCTACGACCGGCAGGCGCGCATCATCATCGACCGCGCGCTCGCGGCGGACGACGCACCCACGCGGCTGCACGAGTTCGCGTGGTCGCTGTTCCCCGGGGCGTCGACGGACCTCGACGCACCCACCGCTCTCGCGCGCTGA
- a CDS encoding Gfo/Idh/MocA family oxidoreductase, giving the protein MDLTIGIIGFGARATLREEVHRPGQGSRITAICDPSERARVDARRLLPEALVTDSLDELLSSGVDAVMVLTPDDTHAALSIRALEAGVAVFCEKPLAIDLADADAMLETARRTGSRLYIGHNMRHMPVITLMRQLIQDGRIGDVKAVWVRHFVGHGGDYYFKDWHADRRRTTGLLLQKGAHDIDIIHWLAGAYTEQVAAMGELSVYGDITDRRDRTGERMPDWFSVDNWPPASLTGLNPVIDVEDISMVNMRLSGGILASYQQCHFTPDYWRNYTVIGTEGRIENVGDTAGSEVRLWNRRHRGAADADETFVVPAAEGAGHDGADALLVAEFLRFVRDGGVTETSPVAAREAVAAGILATESLRADGSAITIPPLDADLVAYFERGQVE; this is encoded by the coding sequence GTGGATCTCACCATCGGAATCATCGGCTTCGGCGCGCGCGCCACACTGCGCGAGGAGGTGCACCGCCCCGGTCAGGGGTCGCGCATCACCGCGATCTGCGACCCGTCGGAGCGTGCGCGTGTCGACGCCCGGCGTCTGCTTCCCGAGGCGCTCGTCACCGACTCGCTCGACGAGCTGCTCTCCTCAGGAGTCGACGCCGTCATGGTGCTGACGCCCGACGACACTCACGCAGCTCTCAGCATCCGCGCCCTCGAGGCGGGTGTCGCGGTGTTCTGCGAGAAGCCCCTCGCCATCGACCTCGCCGACGCCGACGCGATGCTCGAGACGGCGCGGCGCACCGGCAGCCGGCTCTACATCGGTCACAACATGCGCCACATGCCGGTGATCACCCTGATGCGTCAGCTCATCCAGGATGGGCGGATCGGAGACGTCAAGGCCGTGTGGGTGCGCCACTTCGTCGGACACGGAGGCGACTACTACTTCAAGGACTGGCACGCCGACCGCCGCCGCACGACGGGGCTGCTCCTGCAGAAGGGCGCGCACGACATCGACATCATCCACTGGCTCGCGGGCGCCTATACCGAGCAGGTCGCCGCCATGGGCGAGCTCAGCGTCTACGGCGACATCACCGATCGCCGCGATCGCACCGGAGAGCGGATGCCCGACTGGTTCAGCGTCGACAACTGGCCGCCCGCATCGCTCACGGGCCTGAACCCGGTGATCGACGTCGAGGACATCTCGATGGTCAACATGCGCCTGTCGGGGGGCATCCTCGCCTCGTACCAGCAGTGCCATTTCACGCCCGACTACTGGCGCAACTACACCGTGATCGGCACCGAGGGGCGCATCGAGAACGTCGGCGACACCGCCGGCAGCGAGGTCAGGCTGTGGAACCGGCGTCACCGAGGCGCCGCAGACGCCGACGAGACGTTCGTCGTGCCCGCGGCGGAGGGCGCGGGGCACGACGGCGCCGATGCGCTTCTCGTCGCGGAGTTCCTGCGGTTCGTGCGCGACGGAGGGGTCACCGAGACGTCGCCCGTGGCCGCTCGCGAGGCGGTGGCCGCCGGCATCCTCGCGACGGAGTCGCTGCGCGCGGACGGCTCGGCGATCACGATCCCCCCGCTGGATGCCGACCTCGTCGCGTACTTCGAGCGCGGCCAGGTCGAGTAG
- a CDS encoding TetR family transcriptional regulator, which translates to MSEGTRRRRDPEARRLEIVTAAAELIIEIGVDALTHRKVAARAGVPLGATTQYFATLDDLREAAIGALAAEIEARIDETRRAVVVEGVTPAGLARLVHQGLTDARAIQADRAVVTAAVHDPRVRAFARQWSDEVVGFIAPVHGPDRARAAAVFIDGVLWHSQIHDEPLDEELIRDALAGILTPSPASPSASAAAASA; encoded by the coding sequence ATGAGCGAGGGCACACGCCGCCGCCGTGACCCTGAGGCGCGCCGTCTGGAGATCGTCACCGCCGCCGCAGAGCTCATCATCGAGATCGGCGTCGACGCCCTCACCCACCGCAAGGTCGCCGCCCGCGCGGGTGTGCCGCTCGGTGCGACCACGCAGTACTTCGCCACGCTCGACGACCTGCGCGAAGCCGCCATCGGCGCGCTCGCCGCCGAGATCGAGGCCCGCATCGACGAGACCCGCCGTGCGGTGGTGGTCGAGGGCGTCACGCCCGCCGGCCTCGCGAGACTGGTGCATCAGGGCCTCACGGATGCGCGGGCTATCCAGGCCGACCGTGCCGTCGTCACCGCCGCCGTGCACGACCCGCGTGTGCGGGCGTTCGCTAGGCAGTGGTCCGACGAGGTCGTGGGATTCATCGCACCCGTTCACGGACCCGACCGCGCCAGGGCCGCCGCCGTCTTCATCGACGGCGTACTCTGGCACTCTCAGATCCACGACGAGCCGCTCGACGAAGAGCTCATCCGCGACGCCCTCGCCGGGATCCTCACTCCTTCTCCGGCGTCCCCCTCCGCATCCGCTGCCGCAGCATCCGCCTGA
- a CDS encoding efflux RND transporter permease subunit, with product MSNLAVLSLKNRALIALITIVAAVFGGLALTNLKQELIPSLELPNLMVMTTYPGASPEVVENDVSTPIESAIQGVPGLEGTTATSTTNASIVQATFAYGTNLATAEQKIQQAINRISGQLPADLSPQVLAVSIDDFPVIQVAVTGFDDAENAQAQLTSVAIPELEDVDGVNAAQLIGGVGQRITITPDVAKLAAVGESTQAISTALEQNGTLFPGGDITEDGQTLTVQTGAKITSVEEIAALPLVGTTAKVGDVATVVQETDPISSISRVDGEDALSISITKLPAANTVEVSQGVIAALDTIEEAFPDAKFTIIFDQAPFIQQSIETLATEGLLGLVFAVVVILVFLLSIRSTLVTAISIPTSVLITFIGLQAFGYSLNILTLGALTIAIGRVVDDSIVVIENIKRHYVGDADKGDAIRLAVREVAMAVTSSTITTVAVFLPIVFVGDMVGELFRPFAMTVSIAMVASLLVSLTIVPVLAYWFLRPGKPLLDESGVQIDPEHPDAPPTRLQSAYRPILGWTLKHSGLTVILAVVVLGATLAAAPLMKVNFLSDSGQNTMTVTQDLGPTASLETKSEAAVAVEDALLEIDGVTTVQASIGSSGSALRDAFSGGAGVTYSVLTDADADQEKLRTAVQDAIEDLTDVGEVSVAASAGLGSSDIEISVTASNADDLQTATTAVVDELEGRDGIGKVTDNLAAALPYLAVVVDRDAAAARGLSEVAVGALVSNTMRPQQVGTVEIDDTALTIYLAAAEPPTTAQALRELTIPSALGVVQLQDIATVEERNGPTSITTEQGRRTATITVPPASDNLAVATQSVTEALAAVDLPDGASAEVGGVATQQADSFSQLGLAMLAAILIVYVVMVATFKSLRQPLLLLVSVPFAATGAILLQIVTGVPLGVASLIGVLMLIGIVVTNAIVLIDLVNQYREKGLSTLDAVKAGGEKRLRPILMTALATIFALTPMALGITGHGGFISQPLAIVVIGGLISSTVLTLIVLPTLYNLVEGAKERRRARKAGSGDDGSAPVDGDEPSDGPAPAGDLALAGGGAGAGAGGSGLPHAPQLTRRELRERGD from the coding sequence TTGTCGAACCTCGCCGTCCTGAGTCTCAAGAACCGCGCACTGATCGCACTGATCACGATCGTCGCGGCCGTGTTCGGCGGACTCGCTCTGACGAACCTCAAGCAGGAGCTCATCCCCTCGCTCGAGCTGCCCAACCTGATGGTCATGACGACGTACCCCGGTGCGTCGCCCGAGGTCGTCGAGAACGACGTCTCGACGCCGATCGAGTCGGCGATCCAGGGCGTCCCCGGACTCGAAGGAACCACCGCGACCAGCACGACCAACGCGTCGATCGTGCAGGCGACCTTCGCCTACGGCACGAACCTCGCGACCGCGGAGCAGAAGATCCAGCAGGCGATCAACCGCATCTCGGGTCAGCTGCCCGCCGACCTGAGCCCGCAGGTGCTCGCGGTGTCGATCGACGACTTCCCCGTGATCCAGGTCGCGGTGACCGGCTTCGACGACGCCGAGAACGCGCAGGCCCAACTCACGAGCGTGGCGATCCCCGAGCTCGAGGACGTCGACGGCGTCAACGCCGCGCAGCTCATCGGAGGGGTCGGCCAGCGCATCACGATCACGCCGGATGTGGCCAAGCTCGCCGCGGTGGGGGAGAGCACGCAGGCGATCAGCACGGCGCTGGAGCAGAACGGCACGCTGTTCCCCGGCGGCGACATCACCGAAGACGGTCAGACCCTGACGGTGCAGACCGGCGCGAAGATCACTTCCGTCGAGGAGATCGCAGCCCTTCCGCTGGTCGGCACGACCGCCAAGGTCGGCGACGTCGCGACGGTCGTGCAGGAGACCGACCCGATCTCGTCGATCTCGCGCGTCGACGGCGAGGACGCCCTCTCGATCTCGATCACCAAGCTGCCCGCCGCGAACACGGTCGAGGTGTCTCAGGGGGTCATCGCCGCGCTCGACACGATCGAAGAGGCCTTCCCCGACGCGAAGTTCACGATCATCTTCGACCAGGCGCCCTTCATCCAGCAGTCGATCGAGACGCTCGCGACCGAGGGGTTGCTCGGGCTCGTCTTCGCCGTGGTCGTCATCCTCGTCTTCCTGCTGTCGATCCGCTCGACGCTCGTCACGGCGATCTCGATCCCGACCAGCGTCCTGATCACCTTCATCGGGCTGCAGGCGTTCGGCTACTCGCTCAACATCCTCACCCTCGGCGCGCTCACGATCGCGATCGGACGAGTGGTCGACGACTCGATCGTCGTGATCGAGAACATCAAGAGGCACTACGTCGGCGATGCCGACAAGGGCGATGCCATCCGGCTCGCCGTGCGCGAGGTGGCGATGGCGGTGACGTCGTCGACCATCACGACGGTCGCGGTGTTCCTGCCGATCGTGTTCGTCGGAGACATGGTCGGAGAGCTGTTCCGGCCGTTCGCGATGACCGTGTCGATCGCGATGGTGGCCTCGCTGCTCGTGTCGCTGACGATCGTCCCGGTGCTCGCGTACTGGTTCCTGCGCCCGGGCAAGCCGCTGCTCGACGAGAGCGGCGTGCAGATCGACCCCGAGCACCCGGATGCTCCGCCCACGCGCCTCCAGAGCGCCTACCGCCCGATCCTCGGGTGGACCCTGAAGCACTCCGGTCTCACCGTGATCCTCGCGGTCGTGGTGCTCGGAGCCACACTCGCCGCGGCTCCGCTGATGAAGGTCAACTTCCTCAGCGACTCGGGTCAGAACACCATGACCGTCACGCAGGACCTCGGTCCGACCGCGAGCCTCGAGACCAAGTCGGAGGCGGCCGTCGCCGTCGAGGACGCACTGCTCGAGATCGACGGCGTCACCACCGTGCAGGCCTCGATCGGCTCGAGCGGATCAGCTCTGCGCGACGCGTTCTCGGGCGGCGCCGGCGTGACCTATTCGGTGCTCACCGATGCGGACGCCGACCAGGAGAAGCTCCGCACCGCGGTGCAGGATGCGATCGAGGACCTCACCGACGTCGGCGAGGTGTCGGTCGCCGCATCCGCCGGTCTCGGCTCCAGCGACATCGAGATCTCGGTCACCGCGTCGAACGCCGACGACCTGCAGACCGCCACCACCGCCGTGGTCGACGAGCTCGAAGGACGCGACGGCATCGGCAAGGTCACCGACAACCTCGCGGCCGCGCTGCCGTACCTCGCCGTGGTCGTCGACCGCGACGCCGCAGCCGCGCGTGGGCTGTCCGAGGTCGCCGTCGGCGCGCTCGTGTCGAACACGATGCGCCCCCAGCAGGTGGGCACGGTCGAGATCGACGACACCGCGCTGACGATCTACCTTGCAGCAGCCGAGCCGCCGACCACCGCGCAGGCGCTGCGCGAGCTCACGATCCCCAGTGCCCTCGGCGTCGTGCAGCTGCAGGACATCGCGACGGTCGAGGAACGCAACGGCCCGACCTCGATCACCACCGAGCAGGGACGCCGCACCGCGACGATCACCGTGCCCCCGGCATCCGACAACCTCGCCGTGGCGACGCAGTCGGTCACCGAGGCGCTCGCCGCCGTCGACCTGCCCGACGGTGCATCAGCCGAGGTCGGCGGCGTCGCGACGCAGCAGGCCGACTCGTTCTCACAGCTCGGTCTCGCGATGCTCGCCGCGATCCTGATCGTCTACGTCGTGATGGTGGCGACGTTCAAGTCGCTGCGCCAGCCGCTGCTGCTGCTCGTGTCGGTGCCGTTCGCGGCGACCGGTGCGATCCTGCTGCAGATCGTCACGGGCGTGCCGCTGGGCGTCGCCTCGCTGATCGGTGTGCTGATGCTGATCGGCATCGTGGTAACGAACGCGATCGTGCTCATCGACCTGGTGAACCAGTATCGCGAGAAGGGGCTGTCGACTCTCGACGCGGTCAAGGCCGGTGGAGAGAAGCGTCTGCGCCCCATCCTCATGACGGCGCTCGCGACGATCTTCGCGCTCACCCCGATGGCACTGGGCATCACCGGGCATGGCGGGTTCATCTCGCAGCCGCTCGCGATCGTCGTGATCGGCGGGCTCATCTCGTCGACCGTGCTGACGCTCATCGTGCTGCCGACGCTCTACAACCTCGTCGAAGGTGCGAAGGAGCGGCGTCGGGCCCGCAAGGCGGGATCCGGCGACGACGGGTCT